The nucleotide window acacactcTCATCTGCTCCTCCCTAACTGCTCCTCCCCTTACAACATCGATTGCCCGTTCTATACTActaacgccaagcgaggaatttgcaatttcctctttaaggtcttaggtgtgactggacccaggattgaccctggatctaccgctcccgaagcagacctctctcaactgtgctatcggggtcgGTTCAACATCTACAGCGCCACCATGGAATCCGCTAACTATCCCGTAAGCCGAAAATGAAATCACTTTTGTACAACGTGGTTCTCAGGTTTTAGGCTTTAAGAGACAGGCCCGATTCTTGGCACCTGACAGCATTTTTCATATAACTATGTTAGACGTATTTTAAGCATGCAGGTCGATTCCAACAAGTTCATTGTCACCAATCCATGAAATACTTATCATCCATACCCATATAGTTTTGTTTGCAAGAAATCCAAAAACTGTGATTTCCAAAGATGAAGAAAGATTAGGTGAATAGTTGATAATAAATTTTCTCAGAAAGATATGCAAGTACATCCCAAACAATCACAGAGAATTTCTTGTTTGAGATCATTGAATAAATGATATGCTACTTGTGAAAATGCCGCTACTCTCTGAGATATGAAAGCGGTGAttctaaacaagtatctcactTGCGTTGTCGTTGTAACTGTTtctatatccaacgtggcgatatTCTTTCACGCCTTGTATATACATCTGGCCCCGAGATCAGCGGAATCATACACAGGTATGTATGgagataaaattaaaatacaacaattacAAAGTACTTACTATTTAGAGAATATTGGACTCTTTTTCCGTTTTCCCATATCTCGCACAATTACCAAATTAATGTCGGCCTTCGTGCTCAAACCCTCACTGAAAACCTTTCATAAATAAGCGTATATCCTGTTTGTTTAGCTCAGGTATCTGAAGTACGAGTCATATTCCCTTACCTCCCAAATGAATTATGGAGcggtaaaaaaaatcacaaatctgAATCTGCTTACATTCTCCATTAAagtgtaggcttacataaaagtaaaaaatatgtaaaaattaaaaaaatgaaagatattccactagaatatttcacttaatcgacgtcggccagcattatggtaaaagGAAACCAAGCCCTCCTATGACCAAAAGAACAAATATCAAATGGTTATAGACCTACGGTGTAATACTTGAACAGAGACAGGTAGTATAACTAACAAATGACAGCTAGTTAGTCTTTGAAATTACAGCCAGGTCCTCATCTTTCTGATTTATAAGGGATAAGTGTTTCATGATGATTAACCGATAATTTCTTGATTGGTTTTCTTTATTGGAATATGAGTTAACGTTACTTCGTAAAACAATCGACAAATGGTGCCAGTTTCGTACCCATAACCTGAAAAATACATATCATCAAACCTACGCTAAAAAACCAAATATCACAATCATGGAAAACAAATAACAGGGTGACACCCACCCTCTAGCTTTAATAACCGCCGCACACAACAGTTTTTATGTTTACATCCCCACAAACACACTCCATATTCAGTTCTATTGTGCTACTGTTGACATGGCTCTGAGCAGCCCGTTACGTAAGCTAAACTCGATAGCGGCTGTCAAAGGAGATCAATACAGGTTATTGTTTACCTGCCTTCTGGCGCAATACACTTCAAAAGAGAGTTAATTGGCCGCTGCCTCAGGAGTAATTCCCAAAGCCATCAGAGAAAACGACCCTCCGGTTAGAACAAGCCAAGTGGAATGGAAACAGTTGCTCGGGTAAGCGTCACCATTTGGGACAATTGCCTCTCCTCCGAGTTTAGGACATAACTGGTCTTTGCTGAAGTTACACGATATCGATCGAAGCGTTCAACTTACAGGTGCCCATGTATACGGCGAAGGCGGTGTCGATTCCCTTATGTATATACATCAACCTCTTACAGTTCACAGCATACAATAAATAGATCATTTACCACAGTGTTGTTGTTTCTGATATAAAATGTCCACTAACAGGTTTAATGGTCATGATTTCATGCATTATCACGCGAGATCTGTAATACTGGAGCATAAACAGTAAACGAGAATTTGCGAGTAACGTGGTCTGATTTACTGCTCATATTTCCCATGCACTGTTAGTGTTTCATCAATTCCCGTGATTGCTTGTGGAACACACCATTCAGCTGAATGCAAACACCAGTCACTTCAACCAACCACCAACCTACCAACAACCAACCGCCAACCAACCAACAAATAGATGATTGCTATTCCTTTGTCGGTAGTTTACACCTGCCTTCAAGCCACTTCCTGTATAGGacggcagtttttttttatctgtgcaAACTATGTATACCTGGACCAAACAACCATGGTTTGCTACAAGGCTGCAATTTAAGTTTTAACATAACTCTGTTAAGGCCAAAATCGGTTTAGTATAATTAGTTTAGCAGCTTTCTTTTAATTATCCTTCAATTCATCTGAGGTCTCATAACGTATTTAATCTCCCACGGTGTCGATTGAACGTAAGTAAAATACTTTCAGAGAACACAAAGCCCTTTGTAATAAATTGGCAATCTAACCATTGCTATTTATCACTCTTGTAGGTATTTTaagaaatgtacaaaaacattttatttcgaAAGAATATATGCGACCGTCATTTCACAACCGCTACttatttgttgtcatttgttACATGGCTTGTAATCAACTCGTGAATATACGTTTCTCTCCGACACTGGTACCCTAACATCATGGAGATAAGAATAAGAGACATGTTAGCTGTATCCAATGGTTAATAAGCTGGGAATGCGAAAAGGTCCAATCTTTCATGGgtcaaaatacatttttcatttctacaaTCAGGAAGATAGATTATCCAAATGTGATTATTGGATACCACGCTGTTAACAAAGAGAGAATGAAACCTCGATGGTTTAATTACGTGATTTTTTGGTGTTCAAAATATGCCATGGCCATCCATATAGAAAAACTGCACGCTTGTTagtctttgtgaaaataaaaaccaccCTAGATCTAAAGCCTTATTGTCTAATCAAAGGAATTGGATTCGGTTCACGGACAGAATCAAATACACTGGAATTGAATAATCAGTCTAAGAAGTTGAAACGTGTTTTATCGAGGTATGCTTTGAAGATATCAGTCGGCCATTTGTCAGAGAATACGTAGTGTGCCTGTGGCTATTTCTGACATGTGCTTAGTAAATGGGTGATCCATATGGGTGAACGCTAATACTCAATATGTCATCTGGCTTGAAATGCAACTGTTTCATAGAGACATCAGTTAATAAATCACTGATTTAGTTAATGTCTAGAAGCGTATGCATACTTGTATGCTTGGGAATTTCGTAAATAGAGcataacaaaacataaaaaagtggtgcaaaaatcagatgaaagagcgtgaaaaaaggatatatatctttgtaaatatgatatatgttttttaaaaaatattttttctttcaaaagaaAAGTGAATGCGAAAATATATTTGGATGGTGCTCATTTGGGATTAACTCTTGGTAAATATCGTATTTGCATAGTAGTGATTTAAATaagatgtgatgcatgtctaatacatttaaatgtaaatttgttgtttatatccaaacataatCATTTAACAGTAATTATGATGAATTTATAAACGtactaaatatataaatatgatcaaaatccattCTGAACACATTTACTAGTTGAAAATGCCAAATTCTATGGTACAAATATATTCATTACATCTTGATTTGTAGAATTATTACGCAAATGGTAATCTGTGGTGAACTTCTCAAGTCTCAAATATCCTTGGCCTCGTGAGAATCTTTCCAGTGCGGCCTTTGTGAATTCGTCCACCGCATGCTGTCTTCTTCACAgatcgtacgtgggatggtctgtcacAAAGCTGCgagtggtcatgggtttcacttGGATCtacccggtctcctcccaccataaggctggccgtcgtcgtataagtggaatatccttgtgtaaaacgccaataaaacaaaaaaaaccatcaaATCCCCCGTGTCCGGTCTGATGTCCTGATGGCAATTCCATCAGGATCAGATACGCCTATATCTAGAGCAGCGGCCACAGGTATGCTTTGTCAGTCAGCGTTTGAGATTTGGTCACGGCCTAATTCTAATAAGATGACCAGAGATGGGGCAAAGTGAccattattcattattcacaGACGTTGTTGTTtgtaataaatagaatatatcTTGGcagaaagaaaggaaaagaaaacacccAGACAGGTGAAACCACAAAAGACTTATTAAGAAGGCCCACCTTGTATCATCAAAGAGAAAATGCACAAAAGAAATGATGGCGAGACATGGTGCTGGATGGCATGACGGAGAATAAGACGGTTAATTCTCACTGGGGCTATATAAGTGAATTCATACAAAAGCCGTTCACAGACATGTGTTCAGTTTGCTTTGAATAATGCTCCGAGTGTCCCCTTCCCATCTTGTGATTCCCACCATCAAGCAGCTGTAGGGCTTATAGACTGTTTACGATCGAGAGTGGTACAATGTCTTAAACTGCTCTACTTAATTCTAGAGAAAGCGCATCTAAACGGAGAATCCAAACGGAAACGCTTATATGCCTTCTATTTACTACACCGATCATATGCGTCACACTTGTCGGGTAATTACTTCTATATATATTCCAATAGTGGTGTAATTGTTTGATCGGATGTTCACTAGCACGTACACATAGCTTTGAGTCATGTCGTCAGCTTAGAGAGCGCGAACATGAGTATGGACTGTAACGATCACTGTATCCGGCCATACCATGAAAAGTCTGATTAAAACTGACTAATCTTTAACAGGAAAGAAACCTGAATATATGTTCGAGAAAATAGTGCAATTGAGACAGGTAAACAATTACAACGGATGGTAGAATCTTAGTAAGACTGGAATATGGCCTTGAGTAAGTCCTCTAATTCAACCGGGATCTcagtagaaaaaaatttatttatttatttgattagtgttttacgccgtactcaagaatatttcacttatacgacggcggccagcattatggtgggtggaaaccgggcagagcccagggggaaacccacgaccgtctgcagtttgctgacagaccttcccacgtacggccagagaggaggccatcatgagctggacatgaactcacagggaccgcattggtgagagactcgctgggtcattacgcttcgctagcgcgctaaccaactgagccactgaggcccctcaGTAGAAAAAAAAGAGTACCTTTGTTATTGTAACAGTACTTCAAGCATAAGCTggttaaaacacatgtaatacgCTTGAAACATCTCAGAAGTCAAAACCTTACATGGAAAGAAGTATCCACTTAATATATTTCAAACCACCATTTCACATAAGGGTTTAATCGCTTCAGTGTTTTAATTCCAtgtttcccggtttcctcccaccataatgctggctgacgtcgtatagtgaaatattcttgagtacggcgtgaaacgccagtcaacaaaaaagtataataaataaataaacaaccaaataaacaaacaaataaataatttattatttttgataatctaatatacacatttaacaAGGCCTTCTTCATGACTAATATTGTGTTTTTGAGAATAGCCAACATAAAAGCTGTTCACTTAGAGAGGTACTCGTATGCAACGTAGACCCTACAGCACATTATAAAACTGGTGCAACAAACAGCACTTATATAAGTTTTATATACATTGCAGTCGGTCAATATGGCGAGTGATAGCACCTGCGTTGTGTACACACATCGGTTACTTGTGAACATATTTATCTAAAACGAAATCACGCTGATTCTCGTTCTTGACAGTCAAGTGACTGACATATCTGTACTACTTATGTCACGTGGTATGAGATAAGTCGAGCAGATAAGCCTGTAGTCATGGAGACATGAAGTCTTGCGGTGAGTAAAAATCTTTGTGATATTGAAACAGAATGATAAATCTGTCAAACTTGCTTCCTACTGTTAGTGATTAGGCGGGCATAAGAGCGATACAAGGGTCCTATAACATGTATTATCACATAACGATGTCTGCGGACTCCCACAGCACGTCATACCTCCACCAATTAAAACACTGATGCTAACTTTCAGAATTCATTTACGGTGGGACCTTTCGTGGAGGTTATTAGTCCGAGAGAAATTTCCACGAAATTGACATAGCTTTTCAGTGATCTGATGTGTTGATAGCTTCTTGGGAAGAAAATTTATTGTTCCCATACCACAGGAAATGAAAGGTGAAGCGTTTGGTACGTTTATTTCCATATGAATTTATGCCCTTTGCTTGAAGAAGGCTTTGCTTAAGTATCCAATAAGCCTGGCACTGGTCTGGCTGTCTTTTACATCTTGCTATTCGTCTTCTTGGTTTGCTTTCAATTTAAAAGTAACTGTCGTTTGAGCGAATTAACCACGTTCGTTCTGAAAACCGATCATTGACAATGATCCAAAATGGTTATGCTATATTGGACAGCAACGTGTCCTATTTCAGTGACCAAGAACTCGTGGAATCTGAATTAGAAGAACTGGAGTTCGAAAGGGACGAAAACCATGCTCTTGCACTGATTGTTGTAGAGGCTATCATTATGGGACTGATTTTGGTCGGAAACTCGACCGTGATTTTGCTTACGGCAACAACAAAGGAATTACGGACACCAACTCACCTGTGTATCATGTCTCTTTGTGTGGCAGGTAAGTATGGCTGATATACCTGCTCATATTGGAGTTAAAGTCATGCTATGGTAGGTGGCCGAAGTGACATACACGGTATACACGGTATAATCACAATCGTACAGGACTATGGCTTGTTGAGTCGACTATTGGCGTGTGTAATGTTATTATGTAGGCTTAAAATGTACCAAGATCAAAGTAGACCCTTGGAACTAGACATGAAATCGTCAGTGTATCTTCGGTGTATCAGTGGGGTGTAATTTGGTTCATGCTAAAGAAAGATGTAAAAACTTCCTTGGATGtgaagtacaattactgaagaacacgTGTGTCAAAAACTGGAGTgatgcgatttatacttttttttatcaaaagacAAACGTAGGGTTAGCAGCAGAGTTTGctattttaaggcctttttCTGCGGGAATATCCTTCACGATAAAAATATCATTACGTAAACCAAAATCATGTCCACATATTCTGTGTCTAGTTAGGCAGTAGTACGCTATAAGGCAGTATCGTGTTGGTTCCCTCAATCATATTATCacaaatggaaaaagaaaaggaaTAATTTGGAAGTTCAGAGGAACTCGAgattcaacaaaatatttcacgtattttAATGCATTGCCCACATTCGTTCAGTGATGACATGAGTGCCTTGAAACACTTGTATCGAATAGGATAAAGAGTTCGATTCCTATAAttgcatatttttgattttttgatactTAACAAAGTGTGGAAAGAAAAGTTCAACGCTACTGAGTTCAGCTAACAGCACATCGTACAATTACGTTGAGAAAGGGGAcacctgtttatcagtttagcttcgtaataaatatacgacgttaaaccccaagcactcgctcacgagtaataaatgtctattatAGACACTGTCACATGTCCACAGTATAATGGACAAGTACAAgataaaacttgtttcaaacaTCAAATATTACAAGGAAAAGTATATTATCCTATGCATTTTACGGCATAAAGTAGGCTGATGGTTAACAACGAATTttttagcttggcctatttCATCGTCTTCACCTgctacataacaacttcaaccgcataTCGGGGAAGCACTTGCGTCGTTTCGCAGACGATCTGTCACTGTAAGCAGGTTGGCAACTGACTTGAAGGACAGTGGGGGCGATTTCGGatctagttgcaaggggtccttCGAGGCTTGAATCCAATATTCGTTCGCCACACGGCCCGAGAATGTGGTTACCTTTCACAACCTCATTTTATACAAGTTGTATCAAAGGTTTTTAATGTTGAATGGTTTTGAATGGTTAGAGTCCAGAAATTATCACTTTTTAAAAAGAGATGGGCTCAAGAGTTTACCTAGTACGATATCAATACAATGTTGCTAAAACATAGAAAGTCTCACACAAAGCCTTTTGGACGAAACCTCCTAGCAAGTCACTGATCAAGCGCAGTTATTGGGAAGGTTAACTGTATTCACAAAATGTGTCAATCATTGATCAAGAGCTGTTCTTTGGGAGGCTATGCCAGTCATTTATAAGCACTcttgtcatttcattttattcaccgATTGCATCATTTCTTTCCCCAGATATAACCGTGGCCGTTTTACCCGTCCCTCTTCACGTAATCACAACATTCACCAGCTGGCAGGTCACTTCTGGAGTGTGTAGAtctttggaatattttaacttctTTGCCACCACGTCAAACGCCTACTGCGTCGTTGTCATAGCGATGGATCGTCATCGTGCCGTTGTCCACCCTTTCCATGCCAGGGTGTCTTCCGCTGGATGCCTTCGACGAATCGCCTCAGTGTGGCTGATCGGGGCACTTTATGCTATTCGGGCTCCCACAACGTATGACGTCACTGTCATACGTCACATGGAACAAGGTCAGTATCGTTACTACCACGTGTGCGTCACGACGACCGACCAGTCGACGAGAAGAGGATTAATAATTCTGGATTCTATCGTGATGTGTCTCTTGCCGTTCGCCATCATCGTTGGCTCCTACGTTCACATTTTATTCAAGCTCTTTAGAAAGCAGCGTAAGGTAGCACTGGCACTTGGCATGCATATACATTCACAGTTGATCAGGAGAAACAAACACGTCCTGAAAATGGTGATCGCTGTTATGTCACTGTCCATGTTTTGCGAGGTACCCGTGTATATATGGGAGATGTACGTTTTCGTCGGAGAAGGCTCTTTCCCGGGGTCTTTGCTCATGTATGATATTCTGAAGCTCCTGTCCTACTCCAACAGCTGGCTAAATGTTCTCGTCTATGTGTGGTTTAATGAGAGTTTGCGTAATGCCCTGAAAGCCCGGAAATGCTGCGTTCGCCGTGTTGACCCC belongs to Liolophura sinensis isolate JHLJ2023 chromosome 9, CUHK_Ljap_v2, whole genome shotgun sequence and includes:
- the LOC135475734 gene encoding pyroglutamylated RF-amide peptide receptor-like, whose translation is MIQNGYAILDSNVSYFSDQELVESELEELEFERDENHALALIVVEAIIMGLILVGNSTVILLTATTKELRTPTHLCIMSLCVADITVAVLPVPLHVITTFTSWQVTSGVCRSLEYFNFFATTSNAYCVVVIAMDRHRAVVHPFHARVSSAGCLRRIASVWLIGALYAIRAPTTYDVTVIRHMEQGQYRYYHVCVTTTDQSTRRGLIILDSIVMCLLPFAIIVGSYVHILFKLFRKQRKVALALGMHIHSQLIRRNKHVLKMVIAVMSLSMFCEVPVYIWEMYVFVGEGSFPGSLLMYDILKLLSYSNSWLNVLVYVWFNESLRNALKARKCCVRRVDPIPVLHAPPPHRGQGRTTSTFHSQVRIYSI